Proteins co-encoded in one Syntrophales bacterium genomic window:
- the lptG gene encoding LPS export ABC transporter permease LptG yields MSILDRYISKEYIRIFFLVVASFLSLYLIIDFFEKIRMFLSNSASFYQIASYFFFKVPMIISQTMPAAVLLAALLTFGTLSKHSEIVAMKANGVSLYKTSLPVIIISVMVCIFTFLFNEFITPYANQKAEYIKLVEVQKRKKLGSFKQNQMWYRSKDAIYNFNIFDPVTNTLKGITINYLDRNFEPSMRIDAKEAKWENGKWVFRDLLITRFPPEGFSVLERVTSKIISLPEKPSDFKVVQKDAEEMGYLELKNYVKKIQLEGYDATRYMADLHGKIAFPIISIILAIIGISFSLRSERSGGITQSIGAGIVIGFSYWVVFAFALSLGRSGTLPPLLGAWLANIIFGSAASVMFFRVKT; encoded by the coding sequence ATGAGCATACTTGACCGATATATATCGAAAGAATACATCAGGATATTCTTCCTTGTGGTTGCATCATTTTTATCACTCTATCTTATTATCGATTTTTTTGAGAAGATAAGAATGTTCCTGAGTAACAGTGCTTCATTTTACCAGATAGCGTCTTATTTTTTCTTCAAAGTCCCGATGATCATATCTCAGACTATGCCGGCTGCAGTCCTCTTAGCCGCTCTTTTGACTTTTGGGACGCTCTCAAAACATAGCGAAATTGTTGCTATGAAGGCAAATGGAGTGAGCCTTTATAAAACGTCACTTCCCGTAATAATAATCTCTGTCATGGTTTGCATTTTTACTTTCCTTTTTAATGAATTTATTACCCCGTATGCCAACCAGAAGGCTGAATATATTAAACTTGTTGAAGTACAGAAGCGCAAGAAGCTGGGTTCTTTCAAGCAGAACCAGATGTGGTATAGGAGCAAGGATGCCATCTATAACTTCAATATATTTGATCCTGTTACCAATACACTAAAGGGGATTACCATCAACTATCTGGATCGTAATTTCGAACCGTCAATGAGGATCGATGCAAAAGAGGCAAAATGGGAAAATGGAAAATGGGTATTTCGTGATCTTCTCATTACAAGATTTCCTCCCGAAGGTTTTTCTGTTCTTGAGCGTGTTACTTCGAAAATTATAAGCCTTCCTGAAAAACCCTCGGATTTTAAGGTTGTTCAGAAGGATGCTGAAGAGATGGGTTATTTGGAATTAAAAAATTACGTAAAAAAGATCCAGCTTGAAGGGTACGATGCCACACGATATATGGCTGACCTGCATGGCAAGATAGCCTTTCCAATAATAAGCATTATTCTTGCTATAATAGGAATTTCTTTTTCTTTGAGGTCGGAGCGGAGTGGAGGTATTACTCAAAGTATCGGTGCTGGTATTGTGATAGGCTTTTCTTACTGGGTAGTTTTTGCCTTTGCACTATCCCTGGGGCGTTCCGGAACACTGCCACCACTTTTGGGTGCATGGCTTGCAAATATCATCTTTGGTTCTGCAGCGTCTGTGATGTTTTTTAGGGTAAAGACATAA
- the lptF gene encoding LPS export ABC transporter permease LptF, giving the protein MFKIINRYILKEISFPFFITLFVFTFILMTGRILQLMDLMVNKGVSFVDVSKIVLFLMPSFLVFTIPTAFLISILIGLGRLSGDNEITVFRASGISLYQLLFPIAFASLITFIMTAVATFFLVPHSNYATRNLLFDIARQKASIGIKEKVFNDDFKDLVLYAEKVPVHGNFMEGIIVFDNQLSQEPNTIIARKGYLVSDPNTLTVVLRLENGSTHTVDKNLKSYKKMDFSTYDVNLNLKMADAGEEEATAKKSKEMTVWELSEEIKSSGLKETVIRELAIEFHKKLSIPLSCVIFGILGIPLGIRESRSGKSAGFTVGLFVALIYYMLQLCGEGLGETGKLPPAIGVWAPNVIFGAAGIYIFILAAQEKLPDFGGYNDILKKLVANWKGRRS; this is encoded by the coding sequence ATGTTTAAAATCATAAATCGATATATCCTGAAGGAAATATCATTTCCATTCTTCATAACGCTGTTTGTATTTACATTCATCCTTATGACGGGGAGAATTCTCCAGCTTATGGATCTCATGGTTAACAAAGGTGTAAGCTTTGTTGATGTATCAAAGATTGTCCTTTTTTTAATGCCGTCATTTCTTGTTTTTACTATACCTACAGCATTTCTGATATCCATACTAATTGGACTGGGAAGACTCTCAGGTGATAACGAGATAACTGTTTTTAGAGCATCAGGGATAAGTTTATACCAGCTTTTATTCCCCATAGCCTTCGCTTCCCTGATTACGTTTATTATGACTGCTGTGGCAACTTTCTTTCTGGTTCCACATAGTAATTATGCCACGAGAAACCTCCTCTTTGATATAGCAAGACAGAAAGCAAGTATAGGTATAAAAGAAAAGGTTTTTAACGATGATTTCAAAGATCTTGTCCTGTATGCGGAAAAGGTTCCGGTTCATGGAAACTTTATGGAAGGAATTATTGTATTTGATAACCAGTTGAGTCAAGAACCCAATACAATTATTGCCCGAAAGGGTTATCTTGTGTCTGATCCGAATACACTGACTGTGGTTTTAAGGCTCGAAAACGGCAGTACCCACACTGTAGATAAAAACCTGAAAAGTTATAAGAAAATGGACTTCAGCACCTACGATGTTAATCTTAACCTGAAAATGGCTGATGCAGGAGAAGAGGAAGCAACAGCGAAAAAAAGTAAAGAAATGACCGTCTGGGAGCTGTCTGAAGAGATCAAAAGTTCGGGTTTAAAAGAGACAGTGATAAGAGAACTTGCCATTGAGTTTCACAAAAAGCTTTCAATTCCTCTCTCCTGTGTAATTTTTGGAATTCTGGGAATTCCTCTTGGGATAAGAGAAAGTAGGTCAGGGAAATCAGCAGGATTTACCGTTGGCCTTTTTGTTGCCCTGATCTATTACATGTTGCAGTTGTGCGGTGAGGGCCTGGGAGAAACCGGCAAACTTCCTCCCGCGATAGGGGTGTGGGCACCAAATGTAATCTTTGGAGCAGCTGGAATCTATATATTTATCCTGGCTGCACAAGAAAAACTGCCAGACTTTGGCGGTTATAATGATATATTGAAAAAATTAGTTGCAAACTGGAAAGGCCGGCGATCATGA